The Halotia branconii CENA392 region CAAAGTGATGATCCCACCATTGTTACTTAATTGGATACCGTCTTGACGTAAAGATACTTTTAGAGTTTCACCCGCATTGATAATGTCACTTATAGATTGTTTGTTCTTGGCTCTGTCTGCCAATGCCCAACCATTTAAGTCAATTTTATCTGGTGAGGTGTTAATTAAAGTCACTGTCTCCTTACCTATATCATCTCCTGAAGGATTTACCAAAGCAGCAATAATGCGAACCGCCGAAGTTACCGCAATTGGTGTTACCACATCATCTGTATCTATTCTGTTACCTGTGGTATCATCGGTATGGAATGCTTGGGATTGGAAGGCTAAAAAGATGCCTACCCATTGATTTCGGGTTGGGTAGTGAATCAACAGACCACCATCTTGCCAAACACCGTTATCTTTTTGAAATTGAGCAGCATTACCCTGGTTCATGTGGATGTCATGGATACCGTTACCAGGGAGAAAACCAAAATACTTATCCTTGATATCTTGTTCTGGACCCCACTTTTCACCAAAAGGATAGAGAACTGCATCTGGTGAAGCGATCGCCCGTGCAATGTATAGTTCTAGTAATTCGTTGAGGTCATTATCTGGCCCTGGTACGTTGTACGGCAACGGTTTCATCTGTTGTGGATCAAACAAATTTCCTCGAATGTAGTCTAAAGCTAATCCTCCAGGTTTGCTTGTCAACTCATTGAAGCCGAAATCCAATTCCTGTAGTTCTTTAGTGATTGGATGAGAGAAATTCTCGTCTACAAAGTAAAGCAATTCTGATGGACTTTGCTTTGATTTAACGTTGATAGCGATGCGATGCTTTTGTTTTTCGTCAGTCACAAGCACTTGGTAATGGGGAGATGGTCCCTCACCCAGCTTGCGATTTATAGCCCGACCTTTGAGAACACCGTAATTTTTTAAAGGCATCTACTTCTCCTACAATTTCATGGTGCAAAAGATGACATTAGGGTAATACTTAATATCGGGCGTTGAAAGTTTAATCATCAAAGGTACATAATTTCGTACCTTGGTAGTCAATCGCAAGCGAATTAAATCCTCTGCTGTTTTTTCTAGGGTTTCTTACTGTAAGGTCATAAGCATATCCACAGAGTTGGCATCATACTAACATGACGTTTTTGTGTTGTTTAGTCTGAGAGTACATTTATAAAGCAAGAAAGCGAAGCGGGTATAAAGCCAAGGCTTTCTCCTCTGCACTCTGCAATAATTCCTCTATATTGCAAAATAAGAATTAAGATTATGCAATAATTGCATATTGGGGATGCAAGTAAGTCCGACAGATGCCATTCTCATGAATAGGAATAGAGTCGATGGCATATTACAGATAAATCCCCTGGTGCTTACCAGGGGCTTTTATTTGGAGGTTAAGATGCCACCGCACGATATTTGCCATACTTCTAGTCAATATTTCCATAGTTGAGCTAGCGATCGCTTTCGTTTTTGACAGATGCAAACCCAAATCAAGTCAGACTTTCTTAATTACGAATTACGGTTGTCCTTTGGTTCCTCAATTTGGGGTACAATCAAAAGCCTGCCAATAAATGACGATGCTTGCTGACAGGAGATGCTTCTTATGGCCCGGATGTATTATGACGAAGATGCCAATTTAGACCTTTTGGCGGGAAAAACTATTGCGATTATCGGCTATGGTTCCCAAGGTCATGCCCATGCCCTCAATCTTAAAGATAGTGGTTTGAATGTGATTGTGGGTTTATATCCGGGTAGTAAGTCAGTAGAAAAAGCCACAGCGGCCGGCTTAACTGTGAAAAATGTTGCCGATGCAGCCAATGCGGCTGATTTCATCATGATTTTGTTACCTGATGAAGTGCAAAAAACAATTTACAAAAATGAGATTGAACCAAATCTAGAAGAGGGAAACGTGTTAGCTTTTGCACACGGGTTCAATATTCACTTTGGACAAGTCGTACCACCTGCTAACGTAGATGTAGTGATGGTAGCACCCAAAGGGCCGGGACATCTGGTACGGCGAACTTATGAACAAGGAGAAGGTGTACCAGCGCTGTTTGCAATTTATCAAGATGCTAGCGGTCGGGCGCGCGATCGCGCGATGGCTTATGCTAGAGGTATTGGTGGTACTCGTGCGGGAATTTTAGAGACAACTTTCCGCGAAGAAACTGAAACCGATTTGTTTGGTGAACAAGCAGTATTATGTGGTGGTTTGAGTGCTTTAATCAAAGCAGGATTTGAAACTTTGGTAGAAGCAGGTTATCAACCAGAATTAGCTTATTTTGAATGTCTTCACGAAGTCAAATTAATTGTTGACTTAGTTGTAGAAGGTGGTTTAGCTAAAATGCGCGATAGCATCTCTAATACCGCAGAATACGGCGATTATACCCGTGGTCCGCGGATTGTCAATGACCAAACCAAAGCTGAGATGCAAAAGATTCTCAGTGAAATTCAATCAGGACAATTTGCACGGGAGTTCGTTTTAGAAAATCAATCTGGTAAACCGGGATTTACCGCCATGCGTCGCCAAGAAGCCGAACATCCCATTGAAGAAGTTGGTAAGGATTTACGTGCGATGTTTAGCTGGTTGAAAAAGGTTTAGTTATAATAGATGTTCGGTGAACAGTAAACATTTAACTGAAAACTGTTCACTGATTATTGTGAATTTCTCAAAAATGAATTTATTCTAAAAACTGCATGTCTAATGCTGTTTTCATCACTATATTCTGGATTAATTGGGATATTTTTACCAAATTTCATTATGATTACAGATCGATAAAGCTTAGAATACTTAAACTGTTTTTCTTGAATATCAATACATATAATTTGTTCTAATGGATGTTCTATAATTGTTTGACCACGTAAACCTTTACGTTCTATTAATACTTTATTAAGAGTTTTATAAAAAGTGCAATTGCTGACAGGTGATGTTGCCAAAAAAACGCCAACAGTCATCAGAATTAGCATCAATAAGCTGATAAAAAATATATGGTTACGCTGATTTTGTTGCACTAATAGAGAAGATCGCTGAGAGCTGATAAAATCGTTGATTTGAAAAGCAACTTCCTGGTTTACTTGATAGCTAAGATGTGACAACAAAGCATACTCTCCAAAGGAAGTGACAACTACAACTTGATATGTTTTTCCCCCCTTACTACCGCTTCTTGTGATCATATATGCTTCTTGGGGGTCAAAAATTTTAAGTTTTTCTGCATTTCCCAGTAAATTAAACCGCTTCAATTCACAGTTAATTTGATTTGATGAAAGGCGATCGCAATTTAAACGAGCTGAAGCAGCATCGAAAAATAGACAATAAATCAAAAAACTTAAACAGACTGCAAAAATACTTATCCCACTTAACCATTTTGTGATTGGTCGATGCTGCAATCGCAATCGAGTACGAGTTTCTTCTACAACTTTCATCAATATTTTTGTATAAAATGTCTAGTCTATAAGTCCAGTATTCCCTCCATAGCTCATCTAATTACTTTCCTTTTCCTTATTCTTCTGGTTATATTCTCCCAATAATCGGCAAAATCGGTTGGTGGATAAAGATGTGTCTGCGATGGATGAAAGAAACGAAAATCAGGATTATCTAAGAAGGCGATCGCAGACACAAAATATGAGGTTAAGGTCAATCTGAAGTATAAATACGCTACATAAATAGTTATGAAGAATACATGAAGTTATTATCCTGTTGCTATCTTTTGCATACATAGTTGTTTAGTGTAATCACAGTTGGCACACTTATTTCTTCAAAGTATCTTTGGATGGCGGTGTTCATAAAAGTGTGTTCCTATGTTAGTGAAAAGTGTTGTTTCAAGCTTATCCATCGTATTTTCCTGCGTATTTGTTGGTTATTTTAATGTACAAAAAGCAACTTCAGCGACAAATATTCAGACCGGATCTAACCATGAAGAAGAGATAAAGCATGACTCTAAGCTAATCAGTATTGCAACTCCGACAACATATTATGTTAGTGGTAGCGGGAGTGACAGTAATAGTGGACTCTCTACTTCTTCGCCCTTTAGAACAATTCAAAAGGCAGCAGATCTCACAAACCCTGGGGATAGAGTGCTAATCATGAACGGAGTGTACACAAATGCATACCCTAGTTATGTGGTATACCTAAGTCGCTCTGGAACTAACAACGCCTGGATTAAGTTCCAAGCATATCCGGGACACTCACCCAAAATTAAACACAACGGATGGCATGGAATTTTGATTACCAAGGGAGCATCATATATTGAGATCAAAGGGTTAGAGGTCGAGGGAAACAATGCTAATATCACTCTTGATTATGCTAAGAGTCAGCAATACAACGGTAATAACCCACTGACAAACGGAAACTGCATTAGTATTGATGGACAAAAAACTACTCATTCTCATCACATACGTATCCTGAACAATAAAGTACATAATTGTGGAGGTTCAGGTATTGGTGCAGCCCAAACAGACTATTTGACTATAGATGGAAATGAAGTATTTAATAATGCTTGGTATTCTATCCATGCCAATAGTGGTATTGTGCTTTACCAGAATTGGAACTCTGATACCAACAAGACGGATTATAAAATGTATGTTACTAACAACAAGGTCTACAACAATCGACAATACATTCCCTGGATAGTAAACGGGAAAATAGTAGACGGCAACGGCATCATTGTAGATGATAGTCAAAATACTCAAAACGGTTCAACATTAGGCGCATATCAAGGGAGAACCTTGATTGCTAACAACCTCTCATATAAAAATGGTGGTTCAGGCATTCTTAGTTTTCGCAGCGATCGTATAGATGTTATCAACAACACACTCTACTTGAATAGCCTCAGCCCAGAAATCACCAAGGGGCAACTTGGCGCTGATGAATCTTCTAATGTCATGTTTTTCAATAACATTGTCTATTCTTCCCCTGATAAGAAGGTTAACAGTGCTTGGTTAAGTACAAATGTCACTTATAAAAAAAATATGTACTTCAATAGTTCCAAAATCTATCCTGTGTTCAGTAGTGACATTGTTGCCAACCCCCAGTTTATTAATCCTTCAACAGCTGATTTTCGATTAAAGACTACTAGCCCCGCAATTAATAGTGGCGTTAACTTCATAAAAACAGATTTTCTAAATAATCCTCGTCCTTCTGGTTCAGCTTCTGATATCGGAGCGTACGAGTACCAATTCTAATAACGAGGATACTATGGGGTTGTGTATCAAAAACTGGAATCATAGAGAAGAACTTTTATTTCTTCTAAAATTTTGTAACACAACCTCTTTCCTTGATTCTTGAGAATTGAAATATTTTGAAGAATGGTAAAAATAGTTGCTAGATTCATTTTTGTCAATGATTCCATTTACCACTAAACCTAAGACGTTGTGATTGGCTCTGTTCAACATTTCTTGAACAGCCAATGCACTGCTAGAATCAATTACACCAGGTCGGCTTACCAACAAAATTCCGTCAGACATCTGGCTTAAAGCCAAAGCATCAGCAGTCAAAAGGGCTGGTGGAGCATCAATAATTATAAAATCATACTTAGATGAAAAATCTTCGATTAATGTTGCCATCCGCTTTGAGTCCAGCAAAGCCAATGGATTCGGAGGTCTAACTCCCGCAGTTAATACATCAAGATTATCCATTACTTTGTTGACAGCCATATCAAATTTAGACTGACCTACTAAAATTTCACTCAAACCAGCTATATTTGTAAGTTCCCAAATATGATGCTGTGAAGGAACTCTCATATCTGCGTCAATAAGTAAAACTCGTCGGCCTAATTGAGCGATCGCGGCTGCTAAATTTGCTGAAACTGTAGACTTACCTTCTTTCGGTACAGCACTAGTAATTACTATAGTTTTCAAAACTTTATCAGAACTGAGAAACTTCAAATTAGCTTGAATCATCCGATACATTTCGCTAGTTAAAGAATGAGGTGTATCTCTAACAGCAACTTCTGCAATTGTGGGTTCTACTTGACGATCGCGGGAGCGTAATTTAGCAGCAGTCAAGGGAATACCACCTAGTAATGTATATCCAAATACTTCTCTTATTTCCTTTAATGTTTTGAGAGATTTATCTTTCATTTCTAGGAAGAAAACAGTAGTCGTAGACAAAAAGACACCAAGCATCACTCCTAGAACCACAACGATTAGTTTTTTTCCTGATTCTGGCTTTTGAGGAATTGTCGCCTGAGCTACAATCCTGGCATTGGGTGCATTTCTGTTTTCTGCTACCTGTAGTTCTTGTACCTTTTTTAAAAGAGTTTGATAAGTAGACTCAGCAACTTGTACCTTCCGTTCTAACTCGCGCTGAGTTTGTGTCAACTGAGGAATGATTTGCATCCGTTTTTCGTAAACAGAACGGGAGTTAGATAAAGAAGCAAGTCGATTTGACAAGCCAGAGCGTTGCAATTCTAATTGTAAGTAATTTTGGATTAGTGTTTGTCTAAGTTCTCCAAGCTGCAATAGGCGTTGCGGAACTTGTACTGATGTGCCTACAGTCTGGATAGTTTGCTGTTTTAGAAGTGCTGTTAAATTAGCTTTTCTGGCTTCGAGATTAACGATTACAGGGTTGTTTTCTTGGAAACGGCTGCGATCGCTGGCTAATTGTCGTTCTATTTCTTGAAGTTGTGTGAGAATTTCCTGCACAGCTGGTGACTGACTTAAGGCACTGACTGCGATCGCTTGTTGAGAATTGAGACCGAGTTTCTGACGCAGTTCACTAGTTTGAGCAGTTACATCTTTGAGTTGCGCTCGCACAGTATTAATCTGAGTATTTAAATCTCCGATAGTAGCAACGGCTGAATTAGTTTCTTCAGTTAAATCTGCAATGTTATTCTTCTGTTTAAACACGCGTAATTCTATTTCTGCCTTTTCAACGGCATCTTGAGTTTGTGGCAACTGTTTAGCCATAAATTTCCGCGTTGCTTCTGCCTCAGCCCGATTAGTCAAAATATCATTTTCTAAATAAAGATTCATGATGGTGTTGACTATTGCCGCGGCTTCTTTAGGATTACGGCTTTTATAAGCTAGCTGCAATACATCTGTACCACCAACTATCTTTAAAGTCAGCTTTTTTTGTAAATCTTCAACTTTTAATGCTTCACTTTCGTTATTTTGAAGTTGCAGTTGATCAATAGTGCGCTGCAACAAAGGATGAGAAGAAATTACTTCTACTTGCGTACTGATCGGATTTTGAGTTGCTACCAAGGATCTTAAATCGCCGGGTTCTTCGCCGTCAGAAGTACTAGGCAAGAGGTTAGAACCAACTACTTTAAAGGAGGGAACTCTAAATAGTAGTTTTCCTTCGGCTTCATAGGATGGTTTAAGATATAGCGTTGCTAGAGCACTCAGCGCAACTGTACCCAATAAAATGCTAGTGGCTGGCAGCCATCGCCGTTTTAAGATTAACAAGTAACGACTGAAGTCTAAATCGATAGGTTCTCTAGCTTCTATGGGGTTTGCTGACATAATATTTTAAAGGTTCAAAATTAAAGGTTTTGGGCTTTAAGATTAACTTTATACTAATCTAGCGTTCAGGAGCCTGATCAAAAGATCGGGCGATCGCATTCCAGGCTAACTTGCGTTGCATTTTAGTATCAAAGGGTAAAGGACGTACAGGAGCTTGATCTCGTCTAGGTTGAAATTCACTTAACCAAGTATAGCGATCGCTCAGTCCCCAGTTAATTACAGCGATCACTGCTTGTTCATCCAAAGCTGCGGCAAGATAATCTTCATATAGACCAGCAATAATGCGATCGCGAACCACAATATCTAAAGGTAATTTTTTGTCTTTCACATCCATTTCTGTGATCATAATTTTCAATTCTAAACTAGCTACATCCCTCAGAAACTGTCGTAGCTTTTTAGGATTAAAATTACGATTAGGTGACAAGTGAGCTTGAATGCCAAGGGCATGAATCGGAGTGCCTTGAGACTTTAAACGTTCTAATAACTTTAAAACGGCAGTCCTCTTAGCTTCGTTTTGAGGTGTGTCATAATCTAAACCAAAATCGTTGTAAACTAAAAGCGCTTGTGGATCAGACTCAGCAGCAAGACGAAATGCTAAGTCAATATAATTCGGACCTAAAAGTTTCAGCCACGGAGTTGTTCGCAAACCGTCGGATCTATGATCACTTGTATCAATAGCCTCATTAACAACATCCCAAGAATGAATTTTGCCAGCGTAGCGTTTAACAACAGTTTTAATGTGTCTTTCTAAAAACTGTTTTGCATTTTGCCTATTAACTGTACTCTTAAACCAAGGGGGTAAAGACTCGTGCCATACTAAAGTATGACCTCTCAAAAGCAACCCATGAGTTTTAGCAAAATTAGCCATCCAATCTGCCCTAGTAAAGTCAAAATTATATGGACTAGGACGTAAAGGTTTTTTGCCAACATGCCACTTTAACTCCCATTCCGGGACAAGTACTCTGCACTCGTGCTTTACAATATTTGCAAGTTCTTTATCCGATGACAATTGAGAGTATTGAATAGCTGCTCCGTACATTAATCCTTTAGCAGCAGCACGTTCTTTTAAAGAAAAATTACCAGATATAGAAAACTTCCTATTAGGATTATCAAGTACTTGAATTTGGTGATTAAGAACAATGGTTTTGGAAGTTGTCACAGCACCTACGCCACCAGCAAACATCCCAAAACCTAATTTTATAGCACGCCGTCTAGTTACTAAAAAGTCGTTATTCATTAATAAGTAATTCCTAACTAAAACTTGGATAATCCTAGTTTCTGCTTCAGAACCAGCCACATGAAGAGGGGATTACCAACTATGTAACGTTGCCAAAGGCGTTTGGGTTCTACTATCAAGCGAAATAACCACTCTAATCCATGTTTCTGCATCCAAAGTGGCGCTCGTTGCACCATACCTGAAACTAGTTCAAAACTTACACCAATACCAACGGAAATCGGCACATTTAGTTGTTGGTAGTTAGCATGTATCCATTTCTCTTGTTTGGGAGCGCCTAATCCAACAAAAAGAATATGCGGTGCAGCATCAATAATCTTGGCATTTATCAGTGCTAGTTCTGCGGCATTAGATTCAAACCCATAAGATGGACAATAAGTCCCGACAACTTTCAAATTCGGATACCTAGCTTGAAAAACTTCTGCTGCTTTCTCAGATGCTCCAGGACGACCTCCCAACAAAAATACTTTTAATCCTTTAGAAGCAGCAACTTCGCAAAGCTTTTCAAATAAATCAGTACCATTCACCCGTCCCTTAAGTGGTTTTTGTAAAAACTGCGCTGCCCATAGCAGTGATACACCATCTGGTACTACTAAAAAAGCATTGTTATAAATTTCTTGAAATTTGATATCTTCTTGTAATGTTAAAATATGCTGTGCATTAGGTGTTACAACATATTTGGGTGAACTCCCTATAATTGCATAGTCTACAATTATTTTAACCACTTCTTCAAAGCTATATTTATCAATTTGTACACCTGTAATGTTGACTTTCATATATTTTATTTAATTGGTAGATTAACCTTTGTTGTGCTTCAAATTAACTATATTTAATTACTTGGCATTAGTTGTAATCAGATTTTTAGTAAATAATGCTACTAGCTCAGAACAGTATTTACGGATATCAAAAGGAATTATCGTTTCTCTAGCAGCTTTTCCCAGAAGTAACCTTAAAGCCTCATTTTCAATCAGAGACTGCATTGTATGAGATAGTTGTTCAATATCACCAGGAGTAACTAAAAAACCATTTTTCTTAGAAACTACTAATTCAGGAATTCCTCCCACAGGGGTACTTATGACTGGCAAACTCCAAGCCATTGCTTCTAATATTGCCATTGGTAGACCTTCATTATAGGAAGGTAGTATGAATACATCAGCACTAGCTAAAAGTTCGTTTCTTTTTTCTGAATTTACCCAACCCAAAAAAGTAATGCATTCTACAAGATTAAGACTATCAACTAAATTCTGAGCTTGTTCTAAATCCCCATCTCCTGCCAATATCAAATTTGAGCAGTTTTTTATCGTATCAGGTAATTTGGCAAACGCCTTAATCAAATCAAATGCTCCCTTTCGCTGGCCAACACGTCCACAAAAAAGCAGAGTTACTTTTTTAGTATTCAAACGCTGTGGAGTCTCAATAGGTAGTTCTGTGGGATTGGGCAAAACAAAAACCTTTTGAGGATCTAAACCTATATTGATAACATAATAATCTTTCCAAGTCTTAGACAGAAC contains the following coding sequences:
- the ilvC gene encoding ketol-acid reductoisomerase — encoded protein: MARMYYDEDANLDLLAGKTIAIIGYGSQGHAHALNLKDSGLNVIVGLYPGSKSVEKATAAGLTVKNVADAANAADFIMILLPDEVQKTIYKNEIEPNLEEGNVLAFAHGFNIHFGQVVPPANVDVVMVAPKGPGHLVRRTYEQGEGVPALFAIYQDASGRARDRAMAYARGIGGTRAGILETTFREETETDLFGEQAVLCGGLSALIKAGFETLVEAGYQPELAYFECLHEVKLIVDLVVEGGLAKMRDSISNTAEYGDYTRGPRIVNDQTKAEMQKILSEIQSGQFAREFVLENQSGKPGFTAMRRQEAEHPIEEVGKDLRAMFSWLKKV
- a CDS encoding right-handed parallel beta-helix repeat-containing protein — protein: MNGVYTNAYPSYVVYLSRSGTNNAWIKFQAYPGHSPKIKHNGWHGILITKGASYIEIKGLEVEGNNANITLDYAKSQQYNGNNPLTNGNCISIDGQKTTHSHHIRILNNKVHNCGGSGIGAAQTDYLTIDGNEVFNNAWYSIHANSGIVLYQNWNSDTNKTDYKMYVTNNKVYNNRQYIPWIVNGKIVDGNGIIVDDSQNTQNGSTLGAYQGRTLIANNLSYKNGGSGILSFRSDRIDVINNTLYLNSLSPEITKGQLGADESSNVMFFNNIVYSSPDKKVNSAWLSTNVTYKKNMYFNSSKIYPVFSSDIVANPQFINPSTADFRLKTTSPAINSGVNFIKTDFLNNPRPSGSASDIGAYEYQF
- a CDS encoding GumC family protein, which produces MSANPIEAREPIDLDFSRYLLILKRRWLPATSILLGTVALSALATLYLKPSYEAEGKLLFRVPSFKVVGSNLLPSTSDGEEPGDLRSLVATQNPISTQVEVISSHPLLQRTIDQLQLQNNESEALKVEDLQKKLTLKIVGGTDVLQLAYKSRNPKEAAAIVNTIMNLYLENDILTNRAEAEATRKFMAKQLPQTQDAVEKAEIELRVFKQKNNIADLTEETNSAVATIGDLNTQINTVRAQLKDVTAQTSELRQKLGLNSQQAIAVSALSQSPAVQEILTQLQEIERQLASDRSRFQENNPVIVNLEARKANLTALLKQQTIQTVGTSVQVPQRLLQLGELRQTLIQNYLQLELQRSGLSNRLASLSNSRSVYEKRMQIIPQLTQTQRELERKVQVAESTYQTLLKKVQELQVAENRNAPNARIVAQATIPQKPESGKKLIVVVLGVMLGVFLSTTTVFFLEMKDKSLKTLKEIREVFGYTLLGGIPLTAAKLRSRDRQVEPTIAEVAVRDTPHSLTSEMYRMIQANLKFLSSDKVLKTIVITSAVPKEGKSTVSANLAAAIAQLGRRVLLIDADMRVPSQHHIWELTNIAGLSEILVGQSKFDMAVNKVMDNLDVLTAGVRPPNPLALLDSKRMATLIEDFSSKYDFIIIDAPPALLTADALALSQMSDGILLVSRPGVIDSSSALAVQEMLNRANHNVLGLVVNGIIDKNESSNYFYHSSKYFNSQESRKEVVLQNFRRNKSSSL
- a CDS encoding WecB/TagA/CpsF family glycosyltransferase; amino-acid sequence: MKVNITGVQIDKYSFEEVVKIIVDYAIIGSSPKYVVTPNAQHILTLQEDIKFQEIYNNAFLVVPDGVSLLWAAQFLQKPLKGRVNGTDLFEKLCEVAASKGLKVFLLGGRPGASEKAAEVFQARYPNLKVVGTYCPSYGFESNAAELALINAKIIDAAPHILFVGLGAPKQEKWIHANYQQLNVPISVGIGVSFELVSGMVQRAPLWMQKHGLEWLFRLIVEPKRLWQRYIVGNPLFMWLVLKQKLGLSKF
- a CDS encoding glycosyltransferase family 4 protein, coding for MDTIRIAMIGASLKQNGGIATVENLILKHTPHHIKIQHFTSHDEGSITHRLIVFIKALVSLLSKLMFDKLDIVYIHLSDGGSVLRKAIIALVAFSFQKPVFIHAHGAEFHVTYSSLPKWTKKWLNSIFRHCKGFIVLSKTWKDYYVINIGLDPQKVFVLPNPTELPIETPQRLNTKKVTLLFCGRVGQRKGAFDLIKAFAKLPDTIKNCSNLILAGDGDLEQAQNLVDSLNLVECITFLGWVNSEKRNELLASADVFILPSYNEGLPMAILEAMAWSLPVISTPVGGIPELVVSKKNGFLVTPGDIEQLSHTMQSLIENEALRLLLGKAARETIIPFDIRKYCSELVALFTKNLITTNAK
- a CDS encoding DUF2278 family protein, with the protein product MPLKNYGVLKGRAINRKLGEGPSPHYQVLVTDEKQKHRIAINVKSKQSPSELLYFVDENFSHPITKELQELDFGFNELTSKPGGLALDYIRGNLFDPQQMKPLPYNVPGPDNDLNELLELYIARAIASPDAVLYPFGEKWGPEQDIKDKYFGFLPGNGIHDIHMNQGNAAQFQKDNGVWQDGGLLIHYPTRNQWVGIFLAFQSQAFHTDDTTGNRIDTDDVVTPIAVTSAVRIIAALVNPSGDDIGKETVTLINTSPDKIDLNGWALADRAKNKQSISDIINAGETLKVSLRQDGIQLSNNGGIITLLDDKGIKIDGISYTKQDIQKQGWTIVF
- a CDS encoding endo-1,4-beta-xylanase — protein: MNNDFLVTRRRAIKLGFGMFAGGVGAVTTSKTIVLNHQIQVLDNPNRKFSISGNFSLKERAAAKGLMYGAAIQYSQLSSDKELANIVKHECRVLVPEWELKWHVGKKPLRPSPYNFDFTRADWMANFAKTHGLLLRGHTLVWHESLPPWFKSTVNRQNAKQFLERHIKTVVKRYAGKIHSWDVVNEAIDTSDHRSDGLRTTPWLKLLGPNYIDLAFRLAAESDPQALLVYNDFGLDYDTPQNEAKRTAVLKLLERLKSQGTPIHALGIQAHLSPNRNFNPKKLRQFLRDVASLELKIMITEMDVKDKKLPLDIVVRDRIIAGLYEDYLAAALDEQAVIAVINWGLSDRYTWLSEFQPRRDQAPVRPLPFDTKMQRKLAWNAIARSFDQAPER